One window of Puntigrus tetrazona isolate hp1 chromosome 14, ASM1883169v1, whole genome shotgun sequence genomic DNA carries:
- the pabir2 gene encoding protein FAM122B isoform X4, protein MNNQGIMSQEKMELDLDIPSSLVQSDGHLRRSNSEPMINGLSDASQVFQREVLRSRRNSTTVVRPNVVPSSPVRVPSTRLQRIKQEEGVDVMNRETAHEREVQAAMQMSQSWEESLSLSDNDLEKSSSSSPKRIDFVPVSPAPSPTRGIGKKQCFSPSLQILVTSNGLTPSPVPSPTRRFRRSQSPINCIRPGILGPLKRKSEMETESQPKRLFQGTTNMLSTEVSHLPEINNCLSPDLLDGSLSSVGSSSDSPAKMEGVSPSSSNSPLTPLQDLSPK, encoded by the exons ATGAACAATCAAGGGATCATGTCACAAGAGAAGATGGAGCTGGATCTGGACATCCCGTCGTCGCTTGTTCAGAGCGATGGGCACCTGAGACGATCTAACAGCGAACCCATGATAAACGGCCTGAG CGACGCTTCTCAGGTGTTCCAGAGAGAAGTTCTCCGCAGCAGAAGAAACAGTACTACTGTTGTCCGACCCAATGTG GTTCCATCTTCACCAGTACGTGTTCCTAGCACAAGACTGCAGAGGATCAAACAG GAGGAGGGTGTTGATGTGATGAACCGTGAGACTGCTCATGAGCG AGAAGTACAGGCAGCCATGCAGATGAGCCAGTCTTGGGAGGAGAGTCTCAGTCTG AGTGATAATGACCTTGAGAAATCTTCATCGTCATCCCCGAAGCGGATTGATTTTGTGCCTGTGTCTCCTGCTCCTTCGCCCACCAGAGGGATTGGAAAGAAG CAGTGTTTCTCTCCGTCTCTTCAAATCCTGGTGACCAGTAACGGATTGACGCCCAGCCCCGTTCCCAGCCCAACACGCCGCTTTAG GAGGAGTCAGAGCCCGATCAACTGCATCAGGCCTGGTATTCTGGGCCCTCTCAAACGCAAAA GTGAAATGGAGACGGAAAGCCAGCCCAAGAGACTCTTTCAGGGAACCACCAACATGCTGTCCACAGAGGTGTCCCACTTACCTGAAATTAACAACTG TCTGTCTCCAGATCTTCTGGACGGGAGTCTCAGTAGCGTCGGCTCGTCCTCGGACTCTCCTGCCAAGATGGAAGGAGTGTCCCCCTCCTCCAGTAACTCGCCCCTCACGCCGCTTCAGGACCTCTCCCCAAAGTGA
- the pabir2 gene encoding protein FAM122B isoform X3 — protein sequence MNNQGIMSQEKMELDLDIPSSLVQSDGHLRRSNSEPMINGLSDASQVFQREVLRSRRNSTTVVRPNVVPSSPVRVPSTRLQRIKQEEGVDVMNRETAHEREVQAAMQMSQSWEESLSLSDNDLEKSSSSSPKRIDFVPVSPAPSPTRGIGKKQCFSPSLQILVTSNGLTPSPVPSPTRRFSRRSQSPINCIRPGILGPLKRKSEMETESQPKRLFQGTTNMLSTEVSHLPEINNCLSPDLLDGSLSSVGSSSDSPAKMEGVSPSSSNSPLTPLQDLSPK from the exons ATGAACAATCAAGGGATCATGTCACAAGAGAAGATGGAGCTGGATCTGGACATCCCGTCGTCGCTTGTTCAGAGCGATGGGCACCTGAGACGATCTAACAGCGAACCCATGATAAACGGCCTGAG CGACGCTTCTCAGGTGTTCCAGAGAGAAGTTCTCCGCAGCAGAAGAAACAGTACTACTGTTGTCCGACCCAATGTG GTTCCATCTTCACCAGTACGTGTTCCTAGCACAAGACTGCAGAGGATCAAACAG GAGGAGGGTGTTGATGTGATGAACCGTGAGACTGCTCATGAGCG AGAAGTACAGGCAGCCATGCAGATGAGCCAGTCTTGGGAGGAGAGTCTCAGTCTG AGTGATAATGACCTTGAGAAATCTTCATCGTCATCCCCGAAGCGGATTGATTTTGTGCCTGTGTCTCCTGCTCCTTCGCCCACCAGAGGGATTGGAAAGAAG CAGTGTTTCTCTCCGTCTCTTCAAATCCTGGTGACCAGTAACGGATTGACGCCCAGCCCCGTTCCCAGCCCAACACGCCGCTTTAG CAGGAGGAGTCAGAGCCCGATCAACTGCATCAGGCCTGGTATTCTGGGCCCTCTCAAACGCAAAA GTGAAATGGAGACGGAAAGCCAGCCCAAGAGACTCTTTCAGGGAACCACCAACATGCTGTCCACAGAGGTGTCCCACTTACCTGAAATTAACAACTG TCTGTCTCCAGATCTTCTGGACGGGAGTCTCAGTAGCGTCGGCTCGTCCTCGGACTCTCCTGCCAAGATGGAAGGAGTGTCCCCCTCCTCCAGTAACTCGCCCCTCACGCCGCTTCAGGACCTCTCCCCAAAGTGA
- the mospd1 gene encoding motile sperm domain-containing protein 1 isoform X2, giving the protein MQQQSRQPDLVEGSLPVFVFPTELVFYADEQASHKQVLTLYNPYEFALKFKVLCTAPNKYAVVDATGAVKPQCCVDIVIRHRDVRACHYGVIDKFRLQVSEQSQRKALGRKEVMATLLPSAAQEQPQVRPQEEERRMKEQLADRVFFEQTAFQTGLLTMVILRT; this is encoded by the exons ATGCAGCAGCAGAGCCGGCAGCCTGACCTAGTGGAGGGAAGCCTTCCAGTGTTTGTGTTCCCCACTGAGCTGGTGTTCTACGCAGATGAGCAGGCTTCGCACAAGCAGGTGCTCACCCTCTACAACCCTTATGAGTTTGCTCTTAAATTCAAAG TTTTGTGCACAGCGCCAAACAAGTACGCCGTGGTGGATGCCACTGGTGCTGTTAAACCGCAATGTTGTGTGGATAT CGTGATCCGGCACCGGGACGTGCGGGCCTGTCATTACGGGGTGATCGATAAGTTCCGGCTGCAGGTGTCTGAGCAGAGTCAGAGGAAGGCTTTGGGCAGGAAGGAAGTGATGGCCACTCTGCTGCCCTCCGCCGCTCAGGAGCAGCCCCAGGTCCGGCCCCAGGAAGAGGAGCGCAGGATGAAGGAGCAGCTTGCTGACAGAGTGTTCTTTGAGCAGACTGCATTCCAGACAG GTCTTCTTACAATGGTTATTCTCCGCACTTGA
- the pabir2 gene encoding protein FAM122B isoform X1, which yields MNNQGIMSQEKMELDLDIPSSLVQSDGHLRRSNSEPMINGLSDASQVFQREVLRSRRNSTTVVRPNVVPSSPVRVPSTRLQRIKQEEGVDVMNRETAHEREVQAAMQMSQSWEESLSLSDNDLEKSSSSSPKRIDFVPVSPAPSPTRGIGKKQCFSPSLQILVTSNGLTPSPVPSPTRRFSRRSQSPINCIRPGILGPLKRKSEMETESQPKRLFQGTTNMLSTEVSHLPEINNCSLSPDLLDGSLSSVGSSSDSPAKMEGVSPSSSNSPLTPLQDLSPK from the exons ATGAACAATCAAGGGATCATGTCACAAGAGAAGATGGAGCTGGATCTGGACATCCCGTCGTCGCTTGTTCAGAGCGATGGGCACCTGAGACGATCTAACAGCGAACCCATGATAAACGGCCTGAG CGACGCTTCTCAGGTGTTCCAGAGAGAAGTTCTCCGCAGCAGAAGAAACAGTACTACTGTTGTCCGACCCAATGTG GTTCCATCTTCACCAGTACGTGTTCCTAGCACAAGACTGCAGAGGATCAAACAG GAGGAGGGTGTTGATGTGATGAACCGTGAGACTGCTCATGAGCG AGAAGTACAGGCAGCCATGCAGATGAGCCAGTCTTGGGAGGAGAGTCTCAGTCTG AGTGATAATGACCTTGAGAAATCTTCATCGTCATCCCCGAAGCGGATTGATTTTGTGCCTGTGTCTCCTGCTCCTTCGCCCACCAGAGGGATTGGAAAGAAG CAGTGTTTCTCTCCGTCTCTTCAAATCCTGGTGACCAGTAACGGATTGACGCCCAGCCCCGTTCCCAGCCCAACACGCCGCTTTAG CAGGAGGAGTCAGAGCCCGATCAACTGCATCAGGCCTGGTATTCTGGGCCCTCTCAAACGCAAAA GTGAAATGGAGACGGAAAGCCAGCCCAAGAGACTCTTTCAGGGAACCACCAACATGCTGTCCACAGAGGTGTCCCACTTACCTGAAATTAACAACTG CAGTCTGTCTCCAGATCTTCTGGACGGGAGTCTCAGTAGCGTCGGCTCGTCCTCGGACTCTCCTGCCAAGATGGAAGGAGTGTCCCCCTCCTCCAGTAACTCGCCCCTCACGCCGCTTCAGGACCTCTCCCCAAAGTGA
- the mospd1 gene encoding motile sperm domain-containing protein 1 isoform X1, which produces MQQQSRQPDLVEGSLPVFVFPTELVFYADEQASHKQVLTLYNPYEFALKFKVLCTAPNKYAVVDATGAVKPQCCVDIVIRHRDVRACHYGVIDKFRLQVSEQSQRKALGRKEVMATLLPSAAQEQPQVRPQEEERRMKEQLADRVFFEQTAFQTESRTASGGPSLLTVLLGLVCMAALMLPTLGEQESTVPVYLHLSVNKKLVAAYVLGLLTMVILRT; this is translated from the exons ATGCAGCAGCAGAGCCGGCAGCCTGACCTAGTGGAGGGAAGCCTTCCAGTGTTTGTGTTCCCCACTGAGCTGGTGTTCTACGCAGATGAGCAGGCTTCGCACAAGCAGGTGCTCACCCTCTACAACCCTTATGAGTTTGCTCTTAAATTCAAAG TTTTGTGCACAGCGCCAAACAAGTACGCCGTGGTGGATGCCACTGGTGCTGTTAAACCGCAATGTTGTGTGGATAT CGTGATCCGGCACCGGGACGTGCGGGCCTGTCATTACGGGGTGATCGATAAGTTCCGGCTGCAGGTGTCTGAGCAGAGTCAGAGGAAGGCTTTGGGCAGGAAGGAAGTGATGGCCACTCTGCTGCCCTCCGCCGCTCAGGAGCAGCCCCAGGTCCGGCCCCAGGAAGAGGAGCGCAGGATGAAGGAGCAGCTTGCTGACAGAGTGTTCTTTGAGCAGACTGCATTCCAGACAG AGAGCCGGACAGCGTCTGGGGGCCCCAGCCTCCTCACTGTCCTTTTAGGCCTAGTGTGTATGGCGGCCCTTATGCTCCCAACTTTGGGAGAGCAGGAATCCACAGTGCCTGTCTACCTCCACTTAAGTGTTAACAAGAAACTTGTAGCTGCTTATGTTTTAG GTCTTCTTACAATGGTTATTCTCCGCACTTGA
- the pabir2 gene encoding protein FAM122B isoform X2 — protein sequence MNNQGIMSQEKMELDLDIPSSLVQSDGHLRRSNSEPMINGLSDASQVFQREVLRSRRNSTTVVRPNVVPSSPVRVPSTRLQRIKQEEGVDVMNRETAHEREVQAAMQMSQSWEESLSLSDNDLEKSSSSSPKRIDFVPVSPAPSPTRGIGKKQCFSPSLQILVTSNGLTPSPVPSPTRRFRRSQSPINCIRPGILGPLKRKSEMETESQPKRLFQGTTNMLSTEVSHLPEINNCSLSPDLLDGSLSSVGSSSDSPAKMEGVSPSSSNSPLTPLQDLSPK from the exons ATGAACAATCAAGGGATCATGTCACAAGAGAAGATGGAGCTGGATCTGGACATCCCGTCGTCGCTTGTTCAGAGCGATGGGCACCTGAGACGATCTAACAGCGAACCCATGATAAACGGCCTGAG CGACGCTTCTCAGGTGTTCCAGAGAGAAGTTCTCCGCAGCAGAAGAAACAGTACTACTGTTGTCCGACCCAATGTG GTTCCATCTTCACCAGTACGTGTTCCTAGCACAAGACTGCAGAGGATCAAACAG GAGGAGGGTGTTGATGTGATGAACCGTGAGACTGCTCATGAGCG AGAAGTACAGGCAGCCATGCAGATGAGCCAGTCTTGGGAGGAGAGTCTCAGTCTG AGTGATAATGACCTTGAGAAATCTTCATCGTCATCCCCGAAGCGGATTGATTTTGTGCCTGTGTCTCCTGCTCCTTCGCCCACCAGAGGGATTGGAAAGAAG CAGTGTTTCTCTCCGTCTCTTCAAATCCTGGTGACCAGTAACGGATTGACGCCCAGCCCCGTTCCCAGCCCAACACGCCGCTTTAG GAGGAGTCAGAGCCCGATCAACTGCATCAGGCCTGGTATTCTGGGCCCTCTCAAACGCAAAA GTGAAATGGAGACGGAAAGCCAGCCCAAGAGACTCTTTCAGGGAACCACCAACATGCTGTCCACAGAGGTGTCCCACTTACCTGAAATTAACAACTG CAGTCTGTCTCCAGATCTTCTGGACGGGAGTCTCAGTAGCGTCGGCTCGTCCTCGGACTCTCCTGCCAAGATGGAAGGAGTGTCCCCCTCCTCCAGTAACTCGCCCCTCACGCCGCTTCAGGACCTCTCCCCAAAGTGA
- the hprt1 gene encoding hypoxanthine-guanine phosphoribosyltransferase translates to MASASPCVVISDEEQGYDLDLFCIPKHYAADLERVYIPHGLIMDRTERLARDIMKDMGGHHIVALCVLKGGYKFFADLLDYIKALNRNSDRSIPMTVDFIRLKSYQNDQSTGDIKVIGGDDLSTLTGKNVLIVEDIIDTGKTMKTLLELLKQYNPKMVKVASLLVKRTPRSVGYRPDFVGFEVPDKFVVGYALDYNEYFRDLNHICVISETGKEKYKA, encoded by the exons ATGGCGTCTGCCAGCCCCTGCGTCGTG atCAGTGATGAGGAGCAAGGTTATGACCTGGACCTCTTCTGTATACCAAAACATTATGCGGCTGACCTGGAGCGGGTGTATATTCCTCACGGACTCATCATGGACAG AACTGAACGTCTGGCCAGAGATATCATGAAGGACATGGGAGGGCATCATATCGTGGCTCTGTGTGTGCTCAAGGGGGGCTACAAGTTTTTCGCTGACCTGCTAGATTACATCAAAGCCCTTAATCGCAACAGCGATCGCTCCATTCCCATGACGGTGGACTTCATCCGCCTGAAGAGTTACCAA AATGACCAATCTACAGGCGACATCAAAGTGATTGGTGGAGATGATCTGTCCACGCTTACAGGAAAG AACGTCTTGATTGTTGAG GACATTATTGATACTGGAAAGACAATGAAGACTCTTCTAGAACTTCTCAAGCAGTACAATCCAAAAATGGTCAAAGTGGCCAG ttTGCTGGTGAAGAGAACACCAAGGAGTGTTGGCTACAGGCCAGACT TTGTAGGATTCGAGGTTCCTGACAAATTCGTGGTTGGATATGCACTGGACTACAATGAGTACTTTAGAGATTTAAAT CACATCTGTGTCATCAGTGAAACAGGAAAGGAGAAGTACAAAGCATGA